Proteins encoded by one window of Pseudorca crassidens isolate mPseCra1 chromosome 3, mPseCra1.hap1, whole genome shotgun sequence:
- the ANKRD24 gene encoding ankyrin repeat domain-containing protein 24 isoform X5, with the protein MMPHGWPPSLSARGWCPRSWTPRIPPGGHEGCSQLSRGDADTRRQRYEHGWGRLQCPPPGRQVWAPSVLEATTAAAGGCVSCSEMLCSFKAHLNPRDRLGTTPLIIAAQMCHTDLCRLLLQQGAAANDQDLQGRTALMLACEGASPETVEVLLQGGAQPGITDALGQDAAHYGALAGDKLILHLLQEAAQRPSAPSEDDSGEASSQNSVSSHEKQGAPKKRKAPQPPANIPMPDDQDAYEEIVRLRQERGRLLQKIRGLEQNQERKKQELPEAEASSLHSLERQVQELQQLLAERQEEKESLGREVESLQSRLSLLENERENTSYDVATLQDEEGELPDFPGAEALLSKHLSPSAQDLLALLQEQVATLTRQNQELMEKVQILEHFEKDEMEADSLAEVIPLALYNSLRAEFDQLRRQHAKALQALGQQEAQEGPGEEEAAPREGNGPGAKAARNGPVEAELNGTAAPETRVNGAESTEEEAAGVETTEARALEAASMVAEATETRPTDAEATETEGVGAERLETKAAGAEVTKTKTLEEGGNSETEATGAESTNMETEEPEWKASGTGAVQEELTGTGTMKTEAMGVEATTPRVTTGPALHPSAAELEAAHGKCEPAEAEGGGAGGVSSDDTGQLRAALEQAREDLRDRDCRLREMEAASAQLDEAQAGRLLAEEEARGLRAELAQREELRLELSREVQALREQLATAAAAGEQQRAAAVKLGQARDVAEARASELAAACEEARRGLAELREASEVLHQSVVPASEHHRLQEEALELRGRAASLEQEVVATGKEAARLRAELERERVGSVARLEHERIVDALQADVARLQGQLEELGRRHEKTSAEVFQVQREALFMKSERHAAEAQLATAEQQLRGLRTEAERARQAQSRAQEALESAKEKDKKITELSKEVFSLKEALKNQPGAPGSSDVEALRGQVKALREQLEEAARDHSAVVALYRSHLLYAIQGQMDEDVQRILSQILQMQRLQAQGH; encoded by the exons ATGATGCCGCACGGGTGGCCTCCCTCATTGTCCGCAAGGGGCTGGTGCCCACGAAGCTGGACCCCGAGG attCCACCTGGCGGCCATGAGGGGTGCAGCCAGCTGTCTAGAGGTGATGCTGACACACGGCGCCAACGTTATGAGCACGGATGGGGCAG gTTACAGTGCCCTCCACCTGGCCGCCAAGTATGGGCACCCTCAGTGCTTGAAGCAACTACTGCAG cGGCTGGCGGCTGCGTCTCCTGCTCAGAAATGCTCTGCTCCTTCAAGGCACATCTGAATCCCCGAGATCGG ctgggtACAACACCCCTCATCATAGCAGCTCAGATGTGTCACACAGATCTGTGCCGCCTCCTCCTGCAGCAAGGGGCTGCTGCAAATGACCAGGACCTTCAGGGCAG GACGGCCCTGATGCTGGCCTGTGAGGGAGCCAGCCCCGAAACAGTGGAGGTGCTGCTGCAGGGTGGGGCCCAGCCGGGCATCACTGATGCGCTGGGCCAGGACGCTGCTCACTACGGCGCCCTGGCAGGGGACAAACTCATCCTACACCTCCTGCAGGAGGCCGCCCAGCGCCCCTCAGCACCCAGCG AGGATGACTCAGGCGAGGCATCATCTCAG AACTCTGTGTCCAGCCATGAAAAGCAAGGGGCCCCCAAGAAGCGAAAGGCACCTCAGCCCCCTGCCAATATCCCGATGCCG GATGATCAAGATGCCTATGAGGAGATCGTGCGGCTGCGACAGGAGAGGGGCCGCCTGCTGCAGAAGATCCGGGGCCTGGAGCAGAACCAGGAACGGAAGAAGCAGGAG CTGCCAGAGGCAGAGGCCAGCTCCCTCCACAGCCTGGAGAGACAG GTGCAAGAGCTACAGCAGCTGctggcagagaggcaggaggagaaggagagtcTAGGACGGGAGGTGGAAAGTTTGCAGAGCAGGCTGTCCCTGCTGGAG AATGAGAGGGAGAACACCAGCTATGATGTGGCCACCCTGCAGGACGAGGAGGGTGAGCTGCCCGACTTCCCAG GGGCTGAGGCGCTGCTCTCCAAGCACCTAAGCCCATCGGCCCAGGATCTCTTGGCCTTGCTGCAGGAGCAGGTGGCCACGCTCACCAGACAGAACCAGGAACTGATGGAGAAGgtccag ATCCTGGAGCACTTCGAGAAGGACGAGATGGAGGCTGACAGTCTGGCCGAGGTCATCCCTCTGGCGCTGTACAACTCTCTCCGGGCTGAGTTTGACCAGCTCCGCAGGCAGCATGCCAAGGCCCTGCAGGCGCTGGGGCAGCAGGAAGCACAGGAGGGCCCTGGAGAAGAGGAGGCAGCCCCTAGGGAGGGCAACGGCCCGGGAGCCAAGGCCGCCAGAAACGGACCAGTGGAAGCAGAGCTTAACGGCACTGCAGCTCCGGAAACCAGAGTTAATGGAGCCgagagcacagaggaggaggCTGCGGGAGTAGAAACCACGGAAGCCAGAGCTTTGGAAGCAGCATCCATGGTGGCGGAGGCCACGGAAACAAGACCCACGGACGCTGAGGCCACGGAAACAGAGGGTGTGGGCGCCGAGCGCTTGGAAACAAAGGCCGCGGGGGCTGAGGTCACAAAAACGAAAACTCTAGAAGAAGGAGGAAACTCAGAAACAGAGGCCACGGGAGCAGAGTCCACAAATATGGAAACAGAGGAACCAGAATGGAAGGCCAGTGGAACAGGTGCTGTGCAGGAAGAGCTCACAGGCACAGGGACCATGAAAACGGAGGCCATGGGAGTGGAGGCCACGACCCCGAGGGTCACCACAGGCCCCGCCTTGCACCCCAGTGCTGCCGAGCTGGAGGCGGCCCACGGCAAGTGTGAGCCCGCGGAGGCCGAGGGTGGTGGAGCTGGCGGGGTCAGCAGCGATGACACAGGCCAGCTGCGGGCCGCCCTGGAGCAGGCCCGGGAGGACCTCCGAGACCGGGACTGCCGCCTCCGGGAGATGGAAGCGGCCTCAGCCCAGCTGGACGAGGCCCAGGCCGGCCGGCTGTTGGCCGAGGAGGAGGCTCGAGGCCTGCGGGCAGAGCTGGCCCAGCGGGAGGAGTTGAGGCTGGAGCTGAGCCGGGAGGTGCAGGCCCTACGGGAGCAGCTGGCTACGGCCGCAGCCGCCGGGGAGCAGCAGCGGGCTGCGGCCGTCAAGCTGGGCCAGGCGCGGGACGTGGCTGAGGCCCGGGCTTCTGAGCTGGCCGCGGCCTGCGAGGAGGCTCGGCGGGGCCTGGCGGAATTGCGTGAGGCCTCCGAGGTGCTCCACCAGTCAGTGGTGCCAGCCTCGGAGCATCACCGGCTGCAGGAGGAGGCCCTGGAGTTGCGGGGACGGGCGGCCAGCCTGGAGCAGGAGGTGGTGGCCACGGGCAAGGAGGCCGCCCGTCTGAGGGCAGAGCTGGAGCGCGAGCGTGTGGGCAGCGTGGCCCGCCTGGAGCATGAGCGCATCGTGGATGCCCTGCAGGCCGACGTGGCCCGGCTGCAGGGGCAGCTGGAGGAGCTGGGGCGACGCCACGAGAAGACCAGCGCCGAGGTCTTCCAG GTGCAGCGGGAGGCGCTATTCATGAAGAGTGAAAGGCACGCGGCCGAGGCCCAGCTGGCCACCGCAGAGCAGCAGCTGCGGGGGCTACGTACTGAGGCCGAGCGGGCACGCCAGGCCCAGAGCCGTGCCCAGGAGGCCCTGGAGAGCGCCAAGGAGAAGGACAAGAAG
- the ANKRD24 gene encoding ankyrin repeat domain-containing protein 24 isoform X3 yields MVEVVYDSWGDGPGGRCWGPRLEGCCLRPPPRTTPPGSCGSAPLTLAPAHPAAPAPSRSRQPEAGARARTGAKVTSGCCRPWRTMMPHGWPPSLSARGWCPRSWTPRIPPGGHEGCSQLSRGDADTRRQRYEHGWGRLQCPPPGRQVWAPSVLEATTAAAGGCVSCSEMLCSFKAHLNPRDRLGTTPLIIAAQMCHTDLCRLLLQQGAAANDQDLQGRTALMLACEGASPETVEVLLQGGAQPGITDALGQDAAHYGALAGDKLILHLLQEAAQRPSAPSEDDSGEASSQNSVSSHEKQGAPKKRKAPQPPANIPMPDDQDAYEEIVRLRQERGRLLQKIRGLEQNQERKKQELPEAEASSLHSLERQVQELQQLLAERQEEKESLGREVESLQSRLSLLENERENTSYDVATLQDEEGELPDFPGAEALLSKHLSPSAQDLLALLQEQVATLTRQNQELMEKVQILEHFEKDEMEADSLAEVIPLALYNSLRAEFDQLRRQHAKALQALGQQEAQEGPGEEEAAPREGNGPGAKAARNGPVEAELNGTAAPETRVNGAESTEEEAAGVETTEARALEAASMVAEATETRPTDAEATETEGVGAERLETKAAGAEVTKTKTLEEGGNSETEATGAESTNMETEEPEWKASGTGAVQEELTGTGTMKTEAMGVEATTPRVTTGPALHPSAAELEAAHGKCEPAEAEGGGAGGVSSDDTGQLRAALEQAREDLRDRDCRLREMEAASAQLDEAQAGRLLAEEEARGLRAELAQREELRLELSREVQALREQLATAAAAGEQQRAAAVKLGQARDVAEARASELAAACEEARRGLAELREASEVLHQSVVPASEHHRLQEEALELRGRAASLEQEVVATGKEAARLRAELERERVGSVARLEHERIVDALQADVARLQGQLEELGRRHEKTSAEVFQVQREALFMKSERHAAEAQLATAEQQLRGLRTEAERARQAQSRAQEALESAKEKDKKITELSKEVFSLKEALKNQPGAPGSSDVEALRGQVKALREQLEEAARDHSAVVALYRSHLLYAIQGQMDEDVQRILSQILQMQRLQAQGH; encoded by the exons ATGGTGGAAGTGGTGTATGACAGCTGGGGCGATGGACCTGGGGGCAGATGCTGGGGACCCAGGCTTGAGGGTTGCTGTCTCAGGCCCCCACCCAGGACCACTCCCCCCGGCAGCTGCGGCTCAGCCCCACTGACCTTGGCTCCTGCCCACCCTGCGGCCCCTGCCCCATCCCGAAGCCGGCAGCCAGAGGCAGGCGCCAG AGCCAGGACTGGGGCAAAAGTGACGAGCGGCTGCTGCAGGCCGTGGAGAACAATGATGCCGCACGGGTGGCCTCCCTCATTGTCCGCAAGGGGCTGGTGCCCACGAAGCTGGACCCCGAGG attCCACCTGGCGGCCATGAGGGGTGCAGCCAGCTGTCTAGAGGTGATGCTGACACACGGCGCCAACGTTATGAGCACGGATGGGGCAG gTTACAGTGCCCTCCACCTGGCCGCCAAGTATGGGCACCCTCAGTGCTTGAAGCAACTACTGCAG cGGCTGGCGGCTGCGTCTCCTGCTCAGAAATGCTCTGCTCCTTCAAGGCACATCTGAATCCCCGAGATCGG ctgggtACAACACCCCTCATCATAGCAGCTCAGATGTGTCACACAGATCTGTGCCGCCTCCTCCTGCAGCAAGGGGCTGCTGCAAATGACCAGGACCTTCAGGGCAG GACGGCCCTGATGCTGGCCTGTGAGGGAGCCAGCCCCGAAACAGTGGAGGTGCTGCTGCAGGGTGGGGCCCAGCCGGGCATCACTGATGCGCTGGGCCAGGACGCTGCTCACTACGGCGCCCTGGCAGGGGACAAACTCATCCTACACCTCCTGCAGGAGGCCGCCCAGCGCCCCTCAGCACCCAGCG AGGATGACTCAGGCGAGGCATCATCTCAG AACTCTGTGTCCAGCCATGAAAAGCAAGGGGCCCCCAAGAAGCGAAAGGCACCTCAGCCCCCTGCCAATATCCCGATGCCG GATGATCAAGATGCCTATGAGGAGATCGTGCGGCTGCGACAGGAGAGGGGCCGCCTGCTGCAGAAGATCCGGGGCCTGGAGCAGAACCAGGAACGGAAGAAGCAGGAG CTGCCAGAGGCAGAGGCCAGCTCCCTCCACAGCCTGGAGAGACAG GTGCAAGAGCTACAGCAGCTGctggcagagaggcaggaggagaaggagagtcTAGGACGGGAGGTGGAAAGTTTGCAGAGCAGGCTGTCCCTGCTGGAG AATGAGAGGGAGAACACCAGCTATGATGTGGCCACCCTGCAGGACGAGGAGGGTGAGCTGCCCGACTTCCCAG GGGCTGAGGCGCTGCTCTCCAAGCACCTAAGCCCATCGGCCCAGGATCTCTTGGCCTTGCTGCAGGAGCAGGTGGCCACGCTCACCAGACAGAACCAGGAACTGATGGAGAAGgtccag ATCCTGGAGCACTTCGAGAAGGACGAGATGGAGGCTGACAGTCTGGCCGAGGTCATCCCTCTGGCGCTGTACAACTCTCTCCGGGCTGAGTTTGACCAGCTCCGCAGGCAGCATGCCAAGGCCCTGCAGGCGCTGGGGCAGCAGGAAGCACAGGAGGGCCCTGGAGAAGAGGAGGCAGCCCCTAGGGAGGGCAACGGCCCGGGAGCCAAGGCCGCCAGAAACGGACCAGTGGAAGCAGAGCTTAACGGCACTGCAGCTCCGGAAACCAGAGTTAATGGAGCCgagagcacagaggaggaggCTGCGGGAGTAGAAACCACGGAAGCCAGAGCTTTGGAAGCAGCATCCATGGTGGCGGAGGCCACGGAAACAAGACCCACGGACGCTGAGGCCACGGAAACAGAGGGTGTGGGCGCCGAGCGCTTGGAAACAAAGGCCGCGGGGGCTGAGGTCACAAAAACGAAAACTCTAGAAGAAGGAGGAAACTCAGAAACAGAGGCCACGGGAGCAGAGTCCACAAATATGGAAACAGAGGAACCAGAATGGAAGGCCAGTGGAACAGGTGCTGTGCAGGAAGAGCTCACAGGCACAGGGACCATGAAAACGGAGGCCATGGGAGTGGAGGCCACGACCCCGAGGGTCACCACAGGCCCCGCCTTGCACCCCAGTGCTGCCGAGCTGGAGGCGGCCCACGGCAAGTGTGAGCCCGCGGAGGCCGAGGGTGGTGGAGCTGGCGGGGTCAGCAGCGATGACACAGGCCAGCTGCGGGCCGCCCTGGAGCAGGCCCGGGAGGACCTCCGAGACCGGGACTGCCGCCTCCGGGAGATGGAAGCGGCCTCAGCCCAGCTGGACGAGGCCCAGGCCGGCCGGCTGTTGGCCGAGGAGGAGGCTCGAGGCCTGCGGGCAGAGCTGGCCCAGCGGGAGGAGTTGAGGCTGGAGCTGAGCCGGGAGGTGCAGGCCCTACGGGAGCAGCTGGCTACGGCCGCAGCCGCCGGGGAGCAGCAGCGGGCTGCGGCCGTCAAGCTGGGCCAGGCGCGGGACGTGGCTGAGGCCCGGGCTTCTGAGCTGGCCGCGGCCTGCGAGGAGGCTCGGCGGGGCCTGGCGGAATTGCGTGAGGCCTCCGAGGTGCTCCACCAGTCAGTGGTGCCAGCCTCGGAGCATCACCGGCTGCAGGAGGAGGCCCTGGAGTTGCGGGGACGGGCGGCCAGCCTGGAGCAGGAGGTGGTGGCCACGGGCAAGGAGGCCGCCCGTCTGAGGGCAGAGCTGGAGCGCGAGCGTGTGGGCAGCGTGGCCCGCCTGGAGCATGAGCGCATCGTGGATGCCCTGCAGGCCGACGTGGCCCGGCTGCAGGGGCAGCTGGAGGAGCTGGGGCGACGCCACGAGAAGACCAGCGCCGAGGTCTTCCAG GTGCAGCGGGAGGCGCTATTCATGAAGAGTGAAAGGCACGCGGCCGAGGCCCAGCTGGCCACCGCAGAGCAGCAGCTGCGGGGGCTACGTACTGAGGCCGAGCGGGCACGCCAGGCCCAGAGCCGTGCCCAGGAGGCCCTGGAGAGCGCCAAGGAGAAGGACAAGAAG
- the ANKRD24 gene encoding ankyrin repeat domain-containing protein 24 isoform X2, translated as MKTLRARFKKTERGGDERRRVHGDPGSLALFASASGWQEGQVGPPRCPSLRAQPPSLALPPTRRGEAGRGAAGGARGGGLARGLAGPRGPGGRAPASRALPSGHLPEPGALDTMKQLCLCAAASFASQDWGKSDERLLQAVENNDAARVASLIVRKGLVPTKLDPEGKSAFHLAAMRGAASCLEVMLTHGANVMSTDGAGYSALHLAAKYGHPQCLKQLLQASCVVDTVDSSGWTALHHAAAGGCVSCSEMLCSFKAHLNPRDRLGTTPLIIAAQMCHTDLCRLLLQQGAAANDQDLQGRTALMLACEGASPETVEVLLQGGAQPGITDALGQDAAHYGALAGDKLILHLLQEAAQRPSAPSEDDSGEASSQNSVSSHEKQGAPKKRKAPQPPANIPMPDDQDAYEEIVRLRQERGRLLQKIRGLEQNQERKKQELPEAEASSLHSLERQVQELQQLLAERQEEKESLGREVESLQSRLSLLENERENTSYDVATLQDEEGELPDFPGAEALLSKHLSPSAQDLLALLQEQVATLTRQNQELMEKVQILEHFEKDEMEADSLAEVIPLALYNSLRAEFDQLRRQHAKALQALGQQEAQEGPGEEEAAPREGNGPGAKAARNGPVEAELNGTAAPETRVNGAESTEEEAAGVETTEARALEAASMVAEATETRPTDAEATETEGVGAERLETKAAGAEVTKTKTLEEGGNSETEATGAESTNMETEEPEWKASGTGAVQEELTGTGTMKTEAMGVEATTPRVTTGPALHPSAAELEAAHGKCEPAEAEGGGAGGVSSDDTGQLRAALEQAREDLRDRDCRLREMEAASAQLDEAQAGRLLAEEEARGLRAELAQREELRLELSREVQALREQLATAAAAGEQQRAAAVKLGQARDVAEARASELAAACEEARRGLAELREASEVLHQSVVPASEHHRLQEEALELRGRAASLEQEVVATGKEAARLRAELERERVGSVARLEHERIVDALQADVARLQGQLEELGRRHEKTSAEVFQVQREALFMKSERHAAEAQLATAEQQLRGLRTEAERARQAQSRAQEALESAKEKDKKITELSKEVFSLKEALKNQPGAPGSSDVEALRGQVKALREQLEEAARDHSAVVALYRSHLLYAIQGQMDEDVQRILSQILQMQRLQAQGH; from the exons ATGAAGACCCTCCGGGCACGATTTAAGAAGACAGAG agagGCGGAGACGAACGCAGGCGGGTCCATGGAGATCCTGGGAGCCTGGCCCTCTTTGCCTCAGCCTCCGGGTGGCAAGAAGGTCAGGTCGGGCCACCGCGGTGCCCCTCCCTCAGAGCCCAGCCCCCTTCCCTGGCACTCCCCCCGACCCGTAGGGGAGAGGCCGGGAGGGGGGCAGCAGGCGGGGCGCGCGGGGGAGGTTTGGCGCGGGGCTTGGCGGGACCGCGCGGGCCGGGCGGCCGAGCCCCGGCATCGCGGGCCCTTCCCTCTGGTCACCTCCCGGAGCCCGGCGCCCTGGACACCATGAAGCAGCTGTGCCTTTGCGCCGCCGCCTCCTTCGCG AGCCAGGACTGGGGCAAAAGTGACGAGCGGCTGCTGCAGGCCGTGGAGAACAATGATGCCGCACGGGTGGCCTCCCTCATTGTCCGCAAGGGGCTGGTGCCCACGAAGCTGGACCCCGAGGGCAAGTCCGC attCCACCTGGCGGCCATGAGGGGTGCAGCCAGCTGTCTAGAGGTGATGCTGACACACGGCGCCAACGTTATGAGCACGGATGGGGCAG gTTACAGTGCCCTCCACCTGGCCGCCAAGTATGGGCACCCTCAGTGCTTGAAGCAACTACTGCAG GCATCCTGCGTGGTGGATACTGTGGACAGTAGTGGGTGGACGGCCCTGCATCACGCAG cGGCTGGCGGCTGCGTCTCCTGCTCAGAAATGCTCTGCTCCTTCAAGGCACATCTGAATCCCCGAGATCGG ctgggtACAACACCCCTCATCATAGCAGCTCAGATGTGTCACACAGATCTGTGCCGCCTCCTCCTGCAGCAAGGGGCTGCTGCAAATGACCAGGACCTTCAGGGCAG GACGGCCCTGATGCTGGCCTGTGAGGGAGCCAGCCCCGAAACAGTGGAGGTGCTGCTGCAGGGTGGGGCCCAGCCGGGCATCACTGATGCGCTGGGCCAGGACGCTGCTCACTACGGCGCCCTGGCAGGGGACAAACTCATCCTACACCTCCTGCAGGAGGCCGCCCAGCGCCCCTCAGCACCCAGCG AGGATGACTCAGGCGAGGCATCATCTCAG AACTCTGTGTCCAGCCATGAAAAGCAAGGGGCCCCCAAGAAGCGAAAGGCACCTCAGCCCCCTGCCAATATCCCGATGCCG GATGATCAAGATGCCTATGAGGAGATCGTGCGGCTGCGACAGGAGAGGGGCCGCCTGCTGCAGAAGATCCGGGGCCTGGAGCAGAACCAGGAACGGAAGAAGCAGGAG CTGCCAGAGGCAGAGGCCAGCTCCCTCCACAGCCTGGAGAGACAG GTGCAAGAGCTACAGCAGCTGctggcagagaggcaggaggagaaggagagtcTAGGACGGGAGGTGGAAAGTTTGCAGAGCAGGCTGTCCCTGCTGGAG AATGAGAGGGAGAACACCAGCTATGATGTGGCCACCCTGCAGGACGAGGAGGGTGAGCTGCCCGACTTCCCAG GGGCTGAGGCGCTGCTCTCCAAGCACCTAAGCCCATCGGCCCAGGATCTCTTGGCCTTGCTGCAGGAGCAGGTGGCCACGCTCACCAGACAGAACCAGGAACTGATGGAGAAGgtccag ATCCTGGAGCACTTCGAGAAGGACGAGATGGAGGCTGACAGTCTGGCCGAGGTCATCCCTCTGGCGCTGTACAACTCTCTCCGGGCTGAGTTTGACCAGCTCCGCAGGCAGCATGCCAAGGCCCTGCAGGCGCTGGGGCAGCAGGAAGCACAGGAGGGCCCTGGAGAAGAGGAGGCAGCCCCTAGGGAGGGCAACGGCCCGGGAGCCAAGGCCGCCAGAAACGGACCAGTGGAAGCAGAGCTTAACGGCACTGCAGCTCCGGAAACCAGAGTTAATGGAGCCgagagcacagaggaggaggCTGCGGGAGTAGAAACCACGGAAGCCAGAGCTTTGGAAGCAGCATCCATGGTGGCGGAGGCCACGGAAACAAGACCCACGGACGCTGAGGCCACGGAAACAGAGGGTGTGGGCGCCGAGCGCTTGGAAACAAAGGCCGCGGGGGCTGAGGTCACAAAAACGAAAACTCTAGAAGAAGGAGGAAACTCAGAAACAGAGGCCACGGGAGCAGAGTCCACAAATATGGAAACAGAGGAACCAGAATGGAAGGCCAGTGGAACAGGTGCTGTGCAGGAAGAGCTCACAGGCACAGGGACCATGAAAACGGAGGCCATGGGAGTGGAGGCCACGACCCCGAGGGTCACCACAGGCCCCGCCTTGCACCCCAGTGCTGCCGAGCTGGAGGCGGCCCACGGCAAGTGTGAGCCCGCGGAGGCCGAGGGTGGTGGAGCTGGCGGGGTCAGCAGCGATGACACAGGCCAGCTGCGGGCCGCCCTGGAGCAGGCCCGGGAGGACCTCCGAGACCGGGACTGCCGCCTCCGGGAGATGGAAGCGGCCTCAGCCCAGCTGGACGAGGCCCAGGCCGGCCGGCTGTTGGCCGAGGAGGAGGCTCGAGGCCTGCGGGCAGAGCTGGCCCAGCGGGAGGAGTTGAGGCTGGAGCTGAGCCGGGAGGTGCAGGCCCTACGGGAGCAGCTGGCTACGGCCGCAGCCGCCGGGGAGCAGCAGCGGGCTGCGGCCGTCAAGCTGGGCCAGGCGCGGGACGTGGCTGAGGCCCGGGCTTCTGAGCTGGCCGCGGCCTGCGAGGAGGCTCGGCGGGGCCTGGCGGAATTGCGTGAGGCCTCCGAGGTGCTCCACCAGTCAGTGGTGCCAGCCTCGGAGCATCACCGGCTGCAGGAGGAGGCCCTGGAGTTGCGGGGACGGGCGGCCAGCCTGGAGCAGGAGGTGGTGGCCACGGGCAAGGAGGCCGCCCGTCTGAGGGCAGAGCTGGAGCGCGAGCGTGTGGGCAGCGTGGCCCGCCTGGAGCATGAGCGCATCGTGGATGCCCTGCAGGCCGACGTGGCCCGGCTGCAGGGGCAGCTGGAGGAGCTGGGGCGACGCCACGAGAAGACCAGCGCCGAGGTCTTCCAG GTGCAGCGGGAGGCGCTATTCATGAAGAGTGAAAGGCACGCGGCCGAGGCCCAGCTGGCCACCGCAGAGCAGCAGCTGCGGGGGCTACGTACTGAGGCCGAGCGGGCACGCCAGGCCCAGAGCCGTGCCCAGGAGGCCCTGGAGAGCGCCAAGGAGAAGGACAAGAAG